In Kogia breviceps isolate mKogBre1 chromosome 7, mKogBre1 haplotype 1, whole genome shotgun sequence, a single window of DNA contains:
- the H2AX gene encoding histone H2AX, with product MSGRGKTGGKARAKAKSRSSRAGLQFPVGRVHRLLRKGHYAERVGAGAPVYLAAVLEYLTAEILELAGNAARDNKKTRIIPRHLQLAIRNDEELNKLLGGVTIAQGGVLPNIQAVLLPKKTSAAVGPKAPAGGKKATQASQEY from the coding sequence ATGTCGGGCCGCGGCAAGACAGGCGGTAAGGCCCGCGCCAAGGCCAAGTCGCGCTCGTCGCGAGCGGGCCTCCAGTTCCCCGTGGGCCGCGTGCACCGACTGTTGCGGAAGGGACACTACGCCGAGCGGGTGGGCGCCGGCGCGCCGGTCTATCTGGCGGCGGTGCTCGAGTACCTCACAGCCGAGATCCTGGAGCTGGCGGGCAACGCGGCCCGCGACAACAAGAAGACGCGGATCATCCCCCGCCACCTGCAGCTGGCCATCCGCAACGACGAGGAGCTCAACAAGCTGCTGGGCGGCGTGACGATCGCCCAGGGAGGTGTCCTGCCCAACATCCAGGCCGTACTGCTGCCCAAGAAGACCAGCGCCGCCGTGGGGCCGAAGGCGCCCGCGGGCGGCAAGAAGGCCACCCAGGCCTCGCAGGAGTACTGA
- the DPAGT1 gene encoding UDP-N-acetylglucosamine--dolichyl-phosphate N-acetylglucosaminephosphotransferase isoform X1 → MWAFPELPMPLLVNLIGSLLGLVATLTLIPAFRGHFIAARLCGQDLNKSSRQQIPESQGVISGAVFLIILFCFIPFPFLNCFVEEQCKAFPHHEFVALIGALLAICCMIFLGFADDVLNLRWRHKLLLPTAASLPLLMVYFTNFGNTTIVVPKPLRPLLGLHLDLGILYYVYMGLLAVFCTNAINILAGINGLEAGQSLVISASIIVFNLVELEGDYRDDHVFSLYFMIPFFFTTLGLLYHNWYPSRVFVGDTFCYFAGMTFAVVGILGHFSKTMLLFFMPQVFNFVYSLPQLLHIIPCPRHRMPRLNTKTGKLEMSYSKFKTKSLSFLGTFILKVAEGLRLVTVRQSENEDGAFTECNNMTLINLLLKVFGPMHERNLTLFLLLLQVVGSAVTFSIRYQLVRLFYDV, encoded by the exons ATGTGGGCCTTCCCGGAGTTGCCGATGCCGCTGTTGGTGAATTTGATCGGCTCGCTGCTGGGACTTGTAGCCACACTCACCCTCATCCCTGCCTTCCGTGGCCACTTCATCGCCGCACGGCTCTGCGGCCAGGACCTCAACAAATCCAGCCGGCAGCAAAT CCCAGAGTCCCAGGGAGTGATCAGCGGTGCTGTTTTCCTTATCATACTCTTCTGCTTcatcccttttcctttcctgaacTGCTTTGTGGAGGAGCAGTGTAAAGCCTTCCCCCACCATGAA TTTGTGGCCCTGATAGGTGCACTTCTTGCCATCTGCTGCATGATTTTCCTGGGCTTCGCGGATGATGTACTGAATCTGCGCTGGCGCCATAAGCTGCTGCTGCCCACAGCTGCCTCACTACCTCTCCTCATGGTCTATTTCACCAACTTTGGCAACACGACCATTGTGGTACCCAAGCCCTTACGCCCACTTCTTGGCCTGCATCTGGACTTGG GGATCCTGTACTATGTCTACATGGGGCTGCTGGCAGTGTTCTGTACTAATGCCATCAATATCCTAGCAGGAATTAATGGCCTAGAGGCTGGCCAGTCGCTAGTCATTTCTGCTTCCATCATCGTCTTCAACCTGGTGGAGCTGGAAG GTGATTATCGGGATGATCATGTCTTTTCCCTCTACTTCATGATACCCTTTTTTTTCACCACCTTGGGATTGCTCTATCATAACTG GTACCCATCACGGGTGTTTGTGGGAGATACCTTCTGTTACTTTGCTGGCATGACCTTTGCCGTGGTGGGCATCTTGGGACACTTCAGCAAGACCATGCTGCTCTTCTTCATGCCCCAGGTGTTCAACTTCGTCTActcactgcctcagctcctgcATATCATCCCCTGCCCTCGCCACCGTATGCCCAG ACTCAATACCAAGACAGGCAAACTGGAGATGAGCTATTCCAAGTTCAAGACCAAGAGCCTCTCTTTCTTGGGCACCTTTATTCTAAAG GTAGCAGAAGGCCTCCGGCTAGTGACAGTGCGCCAGAGTGAGAATGAGGATGGTGCCTTCACGGAGTGTAACAACATGACCCTCATCAACTTGCTACTTAAAGTCTTTGGGCCTATGCATGAGAGAAACCTCACCCTGTTCCTGCTGCTGCTACAG GTCGTGGGCAGTGCTGTCACCTTCTCCATTCGGTACCAGCTTGTCCGACTCTTCTATGATGTCTGA
- the HMBS gene encoding porphobilinogen deaminase isoform X2, translating into MSGNGDAAATAEENSSKMRVVRVGTRKSQLARIQTDSVVATLKALYPGLQFEIIAMSTTGDKILDTALSKIGEKSLFTKELEHALERNERESPYDAVVFHPKFVGKTLETLPEKSVVGTSSLRRAAQLQRKFPHLEFKSIRGNLNTRLRKLDELQEFSAIILAAAGLQRMGWQNRVGQILNPEECMYAVGQGALGVEVRAKDQDILDLVGVLHDPETLLRCIAERAFLRHLEGGCSVPVAVHTAMKDGQLYLTGGVWSLNGADGMQETMQATIHVPAQHEDGPEDDPQLVGITARNVPRQAQLAAESLGISLATLLLNKGAKSILDVARQLNDAH; encoded by the exons ATGTCTGGTAACGGCGACGCGGCCGCAACGGCG GaagaaaacagctcaaagatgAGAGTGGTTCGCGTGGGTACCCGCAAGAGCCAG CTGGCCCGCATACAGACGGACAGTGTGGTGGCAACGCTGAAAGCCTTGTACCCAGGCCTGCAGTTTGAAATCA TTGCTATGTCCACCACAGGAGACAAGATTCTTGATACTGCTCTCTCTAAG ATTGGAGAGAAGAGCCTGTTTACCAAGGAGCTGGAACACGCTCTGGAGAGGAATGA GCGGGAGAGCCCCTATGATGCTGTGGTCTTTCACCCAAAATTTGTTGGGAAGACCCTAGAAACCTTGCCAGAGAAGAG CGTGGTGGGAACCAGCTCCCTGCGGAGAGCGGCCCAGCTGCAGAGAAAGTTCCCACATCTGGAGTTCAAGAGTATT CGGGGAAACCTCAACACTCGGCTTCGGAAGCTGGATGAGCTGCAGGAGTTCAGTGCCATCATCCTGGCCGCAGCTGGCCTGCAGCGCATGGGCTGGCAGAACCGGGTGGGGCAG atcctgaaccctgaggagtGCATGTATGCTGTGGGTCAG GGGGCTCTGGGAGTGGAAGTTCGAGCCAAGGACCAGGACATCTTGGATCTGGTGGGTGTGTTGCATGATCCTGAGACTTTGCTTCGCTGCATCGCTGAACGGGCCTTCCTGAGGCACCTG GAAGGAGGCTGCAGTGTGCCAGTGGCAGTGCATACAGCTATGAAGGATGGGCAA CTCTACCTGACTGGAGGAGTCTGGAGTCTGAATGGCGCAGATGGCATGCAAGAGACCATGCAGGCCACCATCCATGTCCCTGCCCAG CATGAAGATGGCCCTGAGGATGATCCACAGCTGGTGGGCATCACTGCCCGGAACGTGCCACGACAAGCCCAGCTGGCTGCTGAGAGCCTGGGCATCAGCCTGGCCACCTTGTTGCTGAACAAAGGAGCCAAGAGCATCTTGGATGTTGCACGGCAGCTCAATGATGCCCACTAA
- the DPAGT1 gene encoding UDP-N-acetylglucosamine--dolichyl-phosphate N-acetylglucosaminephosphotransferase isoform X2, producing MIFLGFADDVLNLRWRHKLLLPTAASLPLLMVYFTNFGNTTIVVPKPLRPLLGLHLDLGILYYVYMGLLAVFCTNAINILAGINGLEAGQSLVISASIIVFNLVELEGDYRDDHVFSLYFMIPFFFTTLGLLYHNWYPSRVFVGDTFCYFAGMTFAVVGILGHFSKTMLLFFMPQVFNFVYSLPQLLHIIPCPRHRMPRLNTKTGKLEMSYSKFKTKSLSFLGTFILKVAEGLRLVTVRQSENEDGAFTECNNMTLINLLLKVFGPMHERNLTLFLLLLQVVGSAVTFSIRYQLVRLFYDV from the exons ATGATTTTCCTGGGCTTCGCGGATGATGTACTGAATCTGCGCTGGCGCCATAAGCTGCTGCTGCCCACAGCTGCCTCACTACCTCTCCTCATGGTCTATTTCACCAACTTTGGCAACACGACCATTGTGGTACCCAAGCCCTTACGCCCACTTCTTGGCCTGCATCTGGACTTGG GGATCCTGTACTATGTCTACATGGGGCTGCTGGCAGTGTTCTGTACTAATGCCATCAATATCCTAGCAGGAATTAATGGCCTAGAGGCTGGCCAGTCGCTAGTCATTTCTGCTTCCATCATCGTCTTCAACCTGGTGGAGCTGGAAG GTGATTATCGGGATGATCATGTCTTTTCCCTCTACTTCATGATACCCTTTTTTTTCACCACCTTGGGATTGCTCTATCATAACTG GTACCCATCACGGGTGTTTGTGGGAGATACCTTCTGTTACTTTGCTGGCATGACCTTTGCCGTGGTGGGCATCTTGGGACACTTCAGCAAGACCATGCTGCTCTTCTTCATGCCCCAGGTGTTCAACTTCGTCTActcactgcctcagctcctgcATATCATCCCCTGCCCTCGCCACCGTATGCCCAG ACTCAATACCAAGACAGGCAAACTGGAGATGAGCTATTCCAAGTTCAAGACCAAGAGCCTCTCTTTCTTGGGCACCTTTATTCTAAAG GTAGCAGAAGGCCTCCGGCTAGTGACAGTGCGCCAGAGTGAGAATGAGGATGGTGCCTTCACGGAGTGTAACAACATGACCCTCATCAACTTGCTACTTAAAGTCTTTGGGCCTATGCATGAGAGAAACCTCACCCTGTTCCTGCTGCTGCTACAG GTCGTGGGCAGTGCTGTCACCTTCTCCATTCGGTACCAGCTTGTCCGACTCTTCTATGATGTCTGA
- the HMBS gene encoding porphobilinogen deaminase isoform X3, whose amino-acid sequence MRVVRVGTRKSQLARIQTDSVVATLKALYPGLQFEIIAMSTTGDKILDTALSKIGEKSLFTKELEHALERNERESPYDAVVFHPKFVGKTLETLPEKSVVGTSSLRRAAQLQRKFPHLEFKSIRGNLNTRLRKLDELQEFSAIILAAAGLQRMGWQNRVGQILNPEECMYAVGQGALGVEVRAKDQDILDLVGVLHDPETLLRCIAERAFLRHLEGGCSVPVAVHTAMKDGQLYLTGGVWSLNGADGMQETMQATIHVPAQHEDGPEDDPQLVGITARNVPRQAQLAAESLGISLATLLLNKGAKSILDVARQLNDAH is encoded by the exons atgAGAGTGGTTCGCGTGGGTACCCGCAAGAGCCAG CTGGCCCGCATACAGACGGACAGTGTGGTGGCAACGCTGAAAGCCTTGTACCCAGGCCTGCAGTTTGAAATCA TTGCTATGTCCACCACAGGAGACAAGATTCTTGATACTGCTCTCTCTAAG ATTGGAGAGAAGAGCCTGTTTACCAAGGAGCTGGAACACGCTCTGGAGAGGAATGA GCGGGAGAGCCCCTATGATGCTGTGGTCTTTCACCCAAAATTTGTTGGGAAGACCCTAGAAACCTTGCCAGAGAAGAG CGTGGTGGGAACCAGCTCCCTGCGGAGAGCGGCCCAGCTGCAGAGAAAGTTCCCACATCTGGAGTTCAAGAGTATT CGGGGAAACCTCAACACTCGGCTTCGGAAGCTGGATGAGCTGCAGGAGTTCAGTGCCATCATCCTGGCCGCAGCTGGCCTGCAGCGCATGGGCTGGCAGAACCGGGTGGGGCAG atcctgaaccctgaggagtGCATGTATGCTGTGGGTCAG GGGGCTCTGGGAGTGGAAGTTCGAGCCAAGGACCAGGACATCTTGGATCTGGTGGGTGTGTTGCATGATCCTGAGACTTTGCTTCGCTGCATCGCTGAACGGGCCTTCCTGAGGCACCTG GAAGGAGGCTGCAGTGTGCCAGTGGCAGTGCATACAGCTATGAAGGATGGGCAA CTCTACCTGACTGGAGGAGTCTGGAGTCTGAATGGCGCAGATGGCATGCAAGAGACCATGCAGGCCACCATCCATGTCCCTGCCCAG CATGAAGATGGCCCTGAGGATGATCCACAGCTGGTGGGCATCACTGCCCGGAACGTGCCACGACAAGCCCAGCTGGCTGCTGAGAGCCTGGGCATCAGCCTGGCCACCTTGTTGCTGAACAAAGGAGCCAAGAGCATCTTGGATGTTGCACGGCAGCTCAATGATGCCCACTAA
- the HMBS gene encoding porphobilinogen deaminase isoform X1 encodes MSGNGDAAATAEENSSKMRVVRVGTRKSQLARIQTDSVVATLKALYPGLQFEIIAMSTTGDKILDTALSKIGEKSLFTKELEHALERNEVDLVVHSLKDLPTVLPPGFTIGAICKRESPYDAVVFHPKFVGKTLETLPEKSVVGTSSLRRAAQLQRKFPHLEFKSIRGNLNTRLRKLDELQEFSAIILAAAGLQRMGWQNRVGQILNPEECMYAVGQGALGVEVRAKDQDILDLVGVLHDPETLLRCIAERAFLRHLEGGCSVPVAVHTAMKDGQLYLTGGVWSLNGADGMQETMQATIHVPAQHEDGPEDDPQLVGITARNVPRQAQLAAESLGISLATLLLNKGAKSILDVARQLNDAH; translated from the exons ATGTCTGGTAACGGCGACGCGGCCGCAACGGCG GaagaaaacagctcaaagatgAGAGTGGTTCGCGTGGGTACCCGCAAGAGCCAG CTGGCCCGCATACAGACGGACAGTGTGGTGGCAACGCTGAAAGCCTTGTACCCAGGCCTGCAGTTTGAAATCA TTGCTATGTCCACCACAGGAGACAAGATTCTTGATACTGCTCTCTCTAAG ATTGGAGAGAAGAGCCTGTTTACCAAGGAGCTGGAACACGCTCTGGAGAGGAATGA AGTGGACCTGGTTGTTCACTCCCTGAAGGACCTGCCCACGGTGCTTCCTCCTGGCTTCACCATTGGAGCCATCTGCAA GCGGGAGAGCCCCTATGATGCTGTGGTCTTTCACCCAAAATTTGTTGGGAAGACCCTAGAAACCTTGCCAGAGAAGAG CGTGGTGGGAACCAGCTCCCTGCGGAGAGCGGCCCAGCTGCAGAGAAAGTTCCCACATCTGGAGTTCAAGAGTATT CGGGGAAACCTCAACACTCGGCTTCGGAAGCTGGATGAGCTGCAGGAGTTCAGTGCCATCATCCTGGCCGCAGCTGGCCTGCAGCGCATGGGCTGGCAGAACCGGGTGGGGCAG atcctgaaccctgaggagtGCATGTATGCTGTGGGTCAG GGGGCTCTGGGAGTGGAAGTTCGAGCCAAGGACCAGGACATCTTGGATCTGGTGGGTGTGTTGCATGATCCTGAGACTTTGCTTCGCTGCATCGCTGAACGGGCCTTCCTGAGGCACCTG GAAGGAGGCTGCAGTGTGCCAGTGGCAGTGCATACAGCTATGAAGGATGGGCAA CTCTACCTGACTGGAGGAGTCTGGAGTCTGAATGGCGCAGATGGCATGCAAGAGACCATGCAGGCCACCATCCATGTCCCTGCCCAG CATGAAGATGGCCCTGAGGATGATCCACAGCTGGTGGGCATCACTGCCCGGAACGTGCCACGACAAGCCCAGCTGGCTGCTGAGAGCCTGGGCATCAGCCTGGCCACCTTGTTGCTGAACAAAGGAGCCAAGAGCATCTTGGATGTTGCACGGCAGCTCAATGATGCCCACTAA